Proteins encoded within one genomic window of Phototrophicus methaneseepsis:
- a CDS encoding alpha/beta fold hydrolase yields the protein MMTHSTAKPTDHLVIDRILDAPPELIWQMWTEPEHVMRWWGPAGFTSPECQIDLRVGGTYLFCMESPEGVRYYTTGVYKELVPYERIVYTDQLADADGNVVLPSYYNMGDNFPTELEVIVTLEDLGGRTKMTMTQVGMTSDYAHTGAEEGWNGSFDKLAQLHTVTSKDGTLIAYDKTGSGPALILVTGALGYRQFPKDGQLSDLLSSNFTVYDYDRRGRGDSGDAETYATEREIEDIEALIDAAGGSAYLYGLSSGAILALKAANALQDQVTKLALYEPPFILDNSRPPLPVDYVEQIEDAIARDDRSAALDVFMMQAMLIPEEYMVQFRQAPMWASMEKVAHTLAYDGIIVRELLKGQPWPEGTWSNVSAKTLVIVGENSEPFFHTAAKTLVNDLDNAVYNILPGQDHAVEASALAPMLIEFLAD from the coding sequence ATGATGACCCATAGTACCGCCAAACCGACAGATCATCTCGTCATTGATCGCATATTAGATGCGCCGCCGGAACTCATCTGGCAGATGTGGACGGAACCAGAGCACGTCATGCGCTGGTGGGGACCTGCAGGTTTTACATCGCCCGAATGCCAGATTGATCTGCGCGTTGGTGGCACGTATTTGTTCTGTATGGAGTCGCCAGAAGGGGTACGTTACTATACGACAGGCGTTTATAAAGAACTTGTCCCTTATGAGCGCATCGTCTATACCGATCAACTCGCGGATGCAGACGGGAATGTGGTGCTGCCCTCTTATTACAATATGGGGGATAACTTCCCAACAGAGCTAGAAGTCATCGTGACGCTGGAAGACCTGGGTGGTCGTACGAAGATGACCATGACACAGGTTGGCATGACGTCAGATTATGCGCATACAGGCGCGGAAGAAGGCTGGAATGGCTCATTCGACAAACTGGCCCAACTGCACACCGTCACATCTAAAGATGGTACCCTGATCGCATACGACAAAACAGGCAGCGGGCCTGCCCTCATCCTGGTAACTGGAGCATTAGGATATCGTCAGTTCCCTAAAGACGGCCAACTCTCCGACCTGCTATCATCGAACTTCACCGTATATGATTATGATCGTCGTGGGCGGGGCGATAGTGGCGATGCCGAAACCTACGCCACCGAACGAGAGATTGAAGACATTGAAGCGTTGATCGATGCAGCAGGTGGCTCCGCTTATCTTTACGGCCTATCCTCCGGGGCGATCCTCGCCTTAAAAGCAGCAAACGCCTTACAAGATCAGGTGACGAAGCTGGCATTGTACGAACCGCCGTTCATCCTGGATAACAGCCGCCCACCCTTACCTGTAGACTATGTTGAGCAGATTGAGGATGCCATCGCACGGGATGATCGCAGCGCGGCGTTGGATGTCTTCATGATGCAGGCCATGCTCATCCCTGAAGAATATATGGTCCAATTCCGGCAGGCCCCCATGTGGGCAAGCATGGAAAAAGTCGCGCACACGCTGGCATATGATGGCATCATCGTGCGTGAACTGCTCAAAGGCCAACCCTGGCCGGAGGGCACATGGTCCAACGTCAGCGCCAAGACGCTCGTCATCGTTGGTGAGAACAGCGAACCCTTCTTCCATACCGCCGCAAAAACCCTTGTCAATGACCTCGACAATGCGGTTTACAATATCCTGCCAGGGCAAGATCACGCCGTTGAAGCCTCTGCATTGGCCCCTATGTTAATTGAATTCCTGGCTGATTAA
- a CDS encoding ArsR/SmtB family transcription factor: MTTDALSTTFAALADPTRRAILARLAEGEATVTELAEPFEISLPAISKHLKVLEKAGLITRGRDAQWRPCQLDAGPLKEVSNWVEHYRPIWEGRFDQLEDYLKELKHQNQQEDNHDDP; the protein is encoded by the coding sequence ATGACAACCGATGCACTCAGTACGACCTTCGCTGCACTGGCTGATCCGACCCGGCGCGCCATCCTGGCAAGATTGGCAGAAGGCGAAGCAACAGTCACAGAATTGGCCGAACCCTTTGAAATCAGCCTGCCTGCGATTTCTAAGCATCTTAAAGTGCTGGAAAAAGCCGGGCTGATTACTCGTGGACGAGATGCCCAGTGGCGCCCATGCCAGCTTGATGCTGGACCTTTAAAAGAGGTTTCCAACTGGGTCGAACACTATCGTCCGATCTGGGAAGGCCGTTTTGACCAGTTAGAGGACTATCTCAAAGAGCTGAAGCACCAGAATCAACAAGAGGATAATCATGATGACCCATAG
- a CDS encoding DUF4260 domain-containing protein, which translates to MQDSITTETKTETKMTQTETMTFSQPRLLLHLEGLALLIAIGLVYGQFSGDWLMFALLLFVPDVSMVGYLVNTRVGATVYNLAHFVVFPLILIGLGVSLPHPILVSVGLIWLAHIALDRTLGYGLKYNTAFKDTHMQHV; encoded by the coding sequence ATGCAGGACAGTATCACGACAGAAACAAAAACGGAAACAAAGATGACGCAAACTGAGACTATGACGTTTTCGCAGCCGCGGCTGTTGTTACATCTGGAAGGGTTGGCGCTGCTCATCGCCATTGGCCTGGTTTATGGGCAGTTCAGCGGTGATTGGTTGATGTTCGCGCTGCTGCTCTTCGTGCCTGATGTCAGTATGGTGGGCTATCTCGTCAATACGAGGGTTGGCGCGACAGTGTACAATCTGGCGCACTTTGTCGTTTTCCCCTTGATTTTGATCGGGCTCGGTGTGAGTTTGCCGCACCCTATACTGGTTTCAGTTGGGTTGATCTGGCTTGCCCATATCGCGCTGGATCGGACGCTCGGCTATGGGTTGAAGTACAATACGGCCTTTAAAGACACGCATATGCAGCATGTATAG
- a CDS encoding TetR/AcrR family transcriptional regulator, with amino-acid sequence MPYPSKLDAETLINVAFEMIEEEGVDAFSMHKLAAAFGVKAASLYRYFNKAALLQAVNTRTYQNVLQVFYQAAEQPGDPAARFVAGITAMRDYAHTHTTTYVLAFSNTDDSLRPDEVAAEQAVLPLQALMAQITGDDVALAALRGLQAIGHGFIMLELAGQYRRGGDLDAHFNQVAWAYLNGWRK; translated from the coding sequence ATGCCGTATCCCAGTAAACTTGATGCCGAGACATTGATCAATGTCGCTTTCGAGATGATCGAAGAAGAAGGCGTTGACGCTTTCAGTATGCATAAGCTAGCGGCAGCCTTCGGTGTCAAAGCGGCATCGTTGTACCGTTACTTTAACAAAGCGGCGCTCTTGCAGGCCGTCAATACGCGTACTTATCAGAACGTGCTGCAGGTCTTCTATCAGGCTGCGGAGCAACCTGGCGACCCTGCGGCCCGGTTCGTGGCAGGGATTACCGCGATGCGCGATTATGCGCACACCCATACGACCACCTATGTCCTGGCGTTCAGCAATACAGATGACAGCCTGCGCCCTGATGAAGTCGCGGCAGAACAGGCGGTGCTGCCCTTACAGGCCCTCATGGCACAGATCACAGGTGACGATGTCGCGTTAGCGGCGCTGCGCGGCTTGCAGGCGATTGGGCATGGCTTCATTATGTTGGAGCTTGCAGGGCAATATCGGCGTGGTGGCGACCTGGACGCTCATTTTAACCAGGTCGCCTGGGCGTATCTCAATGGATGGCGAAAATAA
- a CDS encoding nitroreductase/quinone reductase family protein, with translation MFATLKRWIYRGNRPSWIARALNAFWKAVHSSGRIPNWVTLEVIGRKSGKIIAFPVVAAVVDGDRYLVSMLGDEAQWVRNVRAAHGKAYIRSGGRSEVNLQEIPNEQRAPLIKAYLQVAPGARPHIPVDKDAPISAFEAIAADFPAFRIVPVGPA, from the coding sequence ATGTTCGCGACGCTCAAACGCTGGATCTATCGTGGGAATCGCCCAAGCTGGATTGCACGTGCCCTGAATGCTTTCTGGAAAGCCGTCCATTCCTCCGGCAGGATACCCAACTGGGTCACGCTGGAAGTCATCGGTCGCAAATCTGGCAAGATCATTGCATTCCCTGTCGTCGCCGCAGTCGTTGACGGTGACCGCTACCTGGTTTCTATGTTGGGCGATGAAGCGCAGTGGGTGCGGAACGTGCGTGCGGCGCATGGCAAAGCGTATATCCGCAGTGGAGGCCGCAGCGAAGTAAACCTGCAAGAAATCCCGAATGAGCAGCGGGCACCACTCATCAAAGCCTATTTACAAGTGGCCCCCGGTGCACGCCCCCATATCCCCGTCGATAAAGATGCGCCTATATCCGCCTTTGAAGCGATTGCCGCTGATTTCCCCGCTTTCCGCATCGTCCCCGTGGGGCCAGCATAA